A genomic stretch from Vibrio coralliilyticus includes:
- a CDS encoding flavodoxin family protein, translating into MGNLEHVKLDRDMRIAIVLGSSKADGNTHQFAEAVAAVSGGRVFDLSDYDITYYDYKHQNESDDFLELMRTLVDADHIVWASPVYWYSMSAQMKVVFDRLSDLTENDKLLGRRWAGKSMSVISTGYQSTCPSCFIEPFVMTARYFDLDFRGHQYLSIQTEADLTHIESAARKAAAHINSQQIREKDVSVQ; encoded by the coding sequence ATGGGCAATTTAGAGCATGTAAAATTAGATCGAGATATGCGAATCGCGATTGTACTTGGCTCGTCAAAGGCAGATGGCAATACACATCAATTCGCTGAAGCTGTTGCTGCGGTTTCTGGGGGTCGTGTGTTTGACTTGTCAGATTATGACATCACATATTACGACTACAAACATCAGAACGAATCCGATGATTTTCTTGAGTTGATGCGTACATTGGTGGATGCAGACCATATAGTTTGGGCGTCCCCTGTGTACTGGTATTCGATGTCAGCTCAGATGAAAGTGGTTTTTGACAGGTTGTCGGACTTGACGGAGAACGACAAGCTTTTAGGTCGGCGATGGGCAGGAAAAAGCATGTCGGTCATTTCTACGGGCTATCAATCTACGTGTCCATCGTGTTTTATTGAACCATTTGTGATGACCGCTCGGTATTTTGATTTAGATTTCAGAGGCCACCAATATCTCTCTATTCAAACGGAAGCTGATCTTACGCATATAGAATCGGCTGCTAGAAAAGCGGCAGCGCATATCAACAGCCAGCAAATTCGTGAGAAAGACGTCAGCGTACAATAA
- a CDS encoding VOC family protein, with the protein MIPRNSTLRVARPTNELDTLTNMYINGLGFELLSSFTDHEGFSGTIIGHPAHPYHLEFTHHYGSHVAPAPSQDNLLVFYVPDESDWKRCCQNMLGAGFQKVISFNPYWENVGCTFEDIDGYRVVLQRQVWEA; encoded by the coding sequence ATGATCCCAAGGAACTCAACATTGCGTGTCGCTCGACCAACGAACGAATTAGATACTCTCACCAATATGTATATCAACGGCTTAGGCTTTGAATTGCTGAGCAGCTTTACCGACCATGAAGGTTTTAGCGGAACCATCATCGGTCATCCAGCTCATCCCTATCATTTAGAATTTACACACCACTACGGCAGCCATGTTGCGCCTGCACCAAGTCAAGATAACTTACTGGTGTTTTACGTACCTGACGAAAGTGATTGGAAGCGTTGCTGTCAGAATATGCTCGGTGCGGGTTTTCAGAAAGTGATCTCATTCAATCCTTATTGGGAAAACGTTGGATGTACTTTTGAAGACATCGATGGTTACCGCGTTGTATTGCAGCGTCAGGTTTGGGAGGCGTAA
- the ribB gene encoding 3,4-dihydroxy-2-butanone-4-phosphate synthase — protein MNQTSLLAEFGTPIDRVNAALDALKHGQGVLLLDDENRENEGDLIYSAEHLTPQQMALMIRECSGIVCLCLTDDKATQLDLPPMVSRNDSANQTAFTVSIEAKKGVTTGVSAHDRVTTIQTAIAPDAKPQDLARPGHVFPLRARSGGVLSRRGHTEGTVDLMTLAGLAPSGVLCEVTNPDGTMARAPQIVEFAREHGMPVLTIEDIVAYRLQNTSALAS, from the coding sequence ATGAATCAGACATCTTTACTTGCCGAATTTGGCACTCCTATCGACCGCGTCAACGCGGCTCTTGATGCTCTAAAGCACGGACAAGGCGTTTTATTACTTGATGATGAAAACAGAGAAAATGAAGGTGACTTAATTTACTCTGCTGAACATCTCACACCCCAGCAAATGGCACTAATGATTCGAGAATGCAGCGGGATTGTCTGCCTGTGCTTAACGGATGACAAAGCCACTCAACTCGATTTACCGCCTATGGTTAGCCGTAACGACAGTGCGAATCAGACGGCATTCACAGTTTCAATTGAAGCTAAAAAAGGCGTTACCACCGGCGTCTCAGCCCATGACCGCGTCACCACTATCCAGACCGCTATTGCGCCAGATGCAAAGCCGCAGGATTTGGCGCGCCCTGGGCATGTATTTCCCTTACGTGCACGCTCTGGTGGCGTTTTAAGTCGCCGCGGCCACACAGAAGGAACGGTCGACTTAATGACTCTAGCGGGCTTAGCTCCTTCTGGCGTTCTATGTGAAGTAACAAACCCTGATGGCACCATGGCTCGCGCTCCACAGATTGTTGAGTTCGCACGAGAGCATGGGATGCCGGTATTAACGATCGAAGACATCGTCGCCTATCGACTACAAAACACCAGCGCTTTAGCCAGTTGA
- a CDS encoding substrate-binding periplasmic protein encodes MVTSVSYASDSKRIKIVSQEWLGYTNSDGTGLYWEIVKAVFQPLNVSLTLEVLPWKRAKHLVRKQEASAYLGDYFYPNADAFLYPQWHLSVEEDVIVVFARGSLDWEEQQLSSLVNKKIAWVRGYGFEKGFLKDIPLELVEVDSAEQGMKLLKKGRVSALIDYPSSMASSELLATDAFVTEVAKKGEKLYVVFSNTESSNTLIEMFDTHMPQLIQSGELKQIYLTHGQDYEAYMSSIGE; translated from the coding sequence ATGGTTACTTCAGTTTCCTACGCCAGTGATAGTAAACGAATTAAAATAGTTAGTCAGGAATGGCTTGGATACACCAATAGCGACGGCACAGGCCTTTACTGGGAGATCGTTAAAGCCGTTTTCCAACCTTTGAATGTTTCCCTTACCCTAGAAGTATTGCCATGGAAACGAGCCAAGCATCTTGTCCGAAAACAGGAAGCCAGCGCTTATTTGGGCGATTACTTTTATCCAAACGCGGATGCGTTTCTATATCCACAATGGCACCTTAGTGTGGAAGAGGATGTAATTGTTGTATTTGCTCGAGGCTCGCTTGATTGGGAAGAGCAGCAGCTTTCATCACTGGTAAATAAGAAGATCGCTTGGGTTCGGGGTTATGGTTTTGAGAAGGGCTTTCTTAAAGATATTCCGCTTGAATTGGTAGAGGTAGACAGCGCCGAGCAAGGGATGAAACTTCTAAAAAAGGGCAGAGTGAGCGCTCTAATAGATTATCCATCAAGCATGGCTAGTTCAGAATTGTTAGCGACAGACGCGTTTGTTACTGAAGTTGCCAAGAAAGGGGAGAAACTTTACGTCGTATTTTCTAACACCGAGTCATCAAACACACTCATTGAGATGTTTGATACCCATATGCCACAACTTATCCAGTCTGGTGAACTAAAACAAATTTATCTTACTCATGGTCAAGATTATGAGGCTTACATGTCATCGATTGGGGAGTGA
- a CDS encoding LysR family transcriptional regulator: protein MDLNAIAVFAQVVDCGSFTHAADALNMTKSTVSRKLVELEKHLGVRLITRSTRSLVLTPEGERFYQSSLQMLEIMNQAELEVSANQDLIRGPLNVVLPVELGHQIMGSYINAFLKEYPSVTINLELSNREVDIIAEGIDLYAQIGELEDSALVSRPLTKSQRVLVASPEYLEEHGGIESHRDLIPPHQMVEVFNRAVRLPKWHLIPEDGDSLQIDLPHRLRVNTITACLKACLDGLGIAVLPEFICREHFASGRLIQLLPEYKMPEVLVSLVYADRQLMPKRKKVFIDFLLEAFSKDLAARG, encoded by the coding sequence ATGGATTTGAATGCGATTGCTGTTTTCGCACAAGTTGTTGATTGTGGGAGTTTTACTCATGCAGCGGATGCACTGAATATGACCAAGTCAACTGTGAGCCGAAAGTTAGTTGAGCTGGAAAAGCATCTAGGTGTGCGCTTGATCACGCGTTCAACGAGAAGTTTAGTGTTAACACCGGAAGGTGAGCGGTTTTATCAATCCAGCCTGCAAATGCTGGAGATTATGAATCAGGCTGAGCTTGAAGTGTCTGCCAATCAGGATTTGATTCGCGGACCATTAAATGTGGTGTTACCAGTTGAGCTGGGTCATCAAATCATGGGCTCATACATCAACGCTTTTCTCAAAGAATACCCCAGCGTCACCATTAACCTCGAACTGTCGAATCGAGAAGTGGACATCATCGCTGAAGGCATTGATTTGTACGCGCAAATTGGTGAATTAGAAGACTCTGCTTTGGTTTCTCGTCCACTGACGAAATCACAGCGTGTATTGGTTGCCAGCCCAGAGTACCTTGAGGAGCACGGAGGAATTGAGTCTCATCGTGACTTAATTCCACCGCATCAAATGGTTGAGGTATTTAACCGCGCGGTGAGGTTGCCTAAGTGGCATCTGATTCCAGAAGACGGAGACTCCTTGCAAATTGACCTGCCACACCGATTACGAGTCAACACCATTACCGCCTGTCTGAAAGCCTGTCTGGACGGGCTTGGCATCGCAGTATTACCTGAATTCATTTGCCGGGAGCACTTTGCCAGCGGGCGACTTATTCAACTGCTTCCTGAATATAAAATGCCAGAAGTGCTTGTGAGTTTGGTCTACGCAGATAGGCAACTCATGCCGAAGCGTAAAAAGGTCTTTATCGACTTTTTATTAGAGGCATTCAGCAAAGACCTTGCTGCACGCGGGTGA
- a CDS encoding HlyD family secretion protein, producing MTNTHTETKPAKSRKAPLIATAIMLSLGLLGGGYWFGYGQYFESTDNAYLQGEITTISPKVAGYIEHSFVNDNQKVKKGDLLVQIDDRDYRTALEQAKAHLTVTQSSVENLKAQQTLQQSQIHQAESRVDSAKAEYDRAVQQVQRSRSLLKRNYASQDEVDNMLAQQKVTQAELDEAKASLVAAHDQLTVIDSDIKQAQASIVESQTAVEQAQLNLDYTKIYAPVDGIVGKRSVREGLLVQAGTPLMSLVPTSDVWIEANFKETQLSGIHQGQKVEIELDAFPGQPLEGVVDSFSPATGAKFALLPPENATGNFTKIVQRVPVKITIPDQQALKGRLLPGLSVVATIDTRG from the coding sequence ATGACGAATACACATACCGAGACTAAGCCAGCAAAATCCAGAAAAGCCCCTCTTATAGCGACAGCCATTATGCTGTCACTAGGATTACTGGGCGGTGGGTACTGGTTTGGATACGGTCAGTACTTCGAATCCACCGACAACGCCTACCTTCAGGGAGAGATCACCACGATTAGCCCTAAAGTGGCTGGCTACATTGAACACTCTTTTGTCAATGACAACCAAAAAGTCAAAAAAGGCGATCTGTTAGTCCAAATTGACGACCGTGACTACCGCACTGCTCTCGAACAAGCGAAAGCACACCTCACCGTCACACAGTCCAGCGTAGAGAATTTAAAAGCACAGCAAACCTTGCAACAAAGCCAAATCCATCAAGCAGAAAGCCGCGTCGATTCAGCAAAAGCGGAATATGATCGCGCTGTTCAGCAAGTACAACGTTCACGCAGCCTTCTTAAACGCAACTACGCTTCGCAAGATGAAGTCGACAACATGCTGGCTCAACAAAAAGTCACTCAGGCCGAGCTGGATGAAGCGAAAGCGAGTCTGGTTGCTGCTCACGATCAGCTCACGGTCATCGATAGTGACATTAAACAAGCTCAGGCATCCATTGTTGAGTCTCAAACAGCCGTCGAGCAAGCTCAGCTCAACCTCGACTACACCAAAATCTATGCGCCGGTAGATGGTATCGTGGGCAAGCGCAGTGTGCGTGAAGGTCTGTTGGTTCAAGCTGGTACACCATTAATGAGCTTGGTGCCGACGAGTGACGTCTGGATAGAAGCTAACTTCAAAGAGACTCAGTTGAGCGGCATTCATCAGGGACAAAAAGTTGAGATCGAGCTGGATGCCTTTCCAGGCCAACCATTAGAAGGTGTCGTAGACAGCTTTTCACCTGCCACTGGCGCTAAATTTGCGCTATTGCCTCCGGAGAACGCGACAGGTAACTTCACCAAGATTGTTCAGCGCGTACCAGTTAAAATCACCATCCCCGACCAACAAGCATTGAAAGGCCGATTACTACCGGGGTTATCAGTTGTGGCAACCATTGATACCAGAGGTTAA
- a CDS encoding DHA2 family efflux MFS transporter permease subunit, with translation MSEATLNSPAVQENEVSTRHWIALFGGLIGAFMAILDIQITNSSLKDIQGALSATLDESSWISTSYLVAEMTAIPLSGWLSKALGKRRYLTWTTAIFTLSSLLCSFSWNMTSMIVFRAMQGFSGGALIPLAFSLVIQLLPINKRAVGMALFGVTATFAPSIGPTFGGWLTENLSWHYIFYINIPPALLVITMIRYGLDDEKLNLNTLKKADWFGIATMALGLGCLEVVLEEGNREEWFSSSFIITLSIISAVSLVYFVINELQHKKPLVNLRLLRDGQFAMSCIAYLILGMALLGSIYVLPLYLTQIQQYNAMEIGEVLMWMGFPQLLIFPLVPKLTQIIKPKYLVTFGFAMFGLSCYVNTHMTIDFGGHQLILSMILRAIGSPFIMVPLSLVAMKNISKLDTPDASTLTNVMRNLGGAFSIAIIATLLDNKTREHLAHIKESLPSVSTLGWDTLHQQQAFFMQSGSDAATAMMQAEASLLSTMQRDAAIMAYNDVFLMMTAFLALAAVLILNMKN, from the coding sequence ATGTCGGAAGCAACCTTAAACTCACCTGCCGTTCAAGAGAATGAAGTGTCAACACGCCACTGGATCGCTTTATTTGGTGGCTTGATCGGCGCCTTCATGGCTATTCTCGACATTCAGATCACCAACTCATCGCTGAAAGACATACAAGGTGCGTTGTCTGCGACTCTGGATGAGAGCTCATGGATTTCGACATCCTATTTAGTCGCGGAGATGACTGCTATCCCACTCAGTGGCTGGTTGTCTAAAGCCCTAGGCAAGCGTCGTTACCTGACTTGGACAACAGCAATCTTCACACTGTCATCACTGCTTTGCTCTTTTTCATGGAACATGACCTCGATGATCGTATTCCGTGCAATGCAAGGGTTTAGTGGCGGTGCATTAATTCCTCTCGCCTTCTCTCTGGTTATTCAGCTACTGCCGATTAACAAGCGAGCCGTCGGTATGGCGTTGTTCGGTGTTACCGCTACGTTTGCTCCGTCCATCGGCCCAACGTTTGGTGGCTGGCTGACAGAAAATCTTTCCTGGCATTACATCTTTTATATCAACATTCCACCAGCGCTTCTGGTGATTACAATGATTCGCTATGGTTTGGATGACGAGAAGCTAAATCTAAATACCCTCAAAAAAGCCGATTGGTTCGGCATTGCGACTATGGCGTTAGGCTTGGGTTGTCTCGAAGTAGTATTGGAAGAAGGAAACCGTGAAGAGTGGTTCAGCTCCAGCTTTATCATTACGCTAAGCATTATCTCTGCCGTGAGTTTAGTGTACTTCGTTATCAATGAGTTGCAGCATAAGAAACCGCTAGTGAACTTGAGATTGCTGCGTGACGGGCAGTTTGCCATGTCGTGTATTGCTTATCTGATTTTGGGTATGGCTTTGCTAGGTTCAATCTATGTGCTGCCTCTGTACCTAACTCAGATCCAGCAATACAACGCGATGGAGATTGGTGAAGTCCTGATGTGGATGGGCTTTCCTCAGCTCTTGATCTTTCCGCTGGTTCCGAAGCTGACTCAAATCATCAAACCTAAGTACTTAGTTACCTTTGGCTTCGCGATGTTCGGCTTGAGTTGCTATGTTAATACTCACATGACGATAGATTTTGGTGGTCACCAGTTGATTCTGTCGATGATTCTACGTGCTATTGGCAGCCCGTTCATTATGGTGCCGTTATCTCTGGTCGCGATGAAAAACATCAGCAAGCTAGACACTCCAGATGCCTCAACACTGACCAATGTTATGCGTAACCTTGGCGGTGCTTTTAGTATTGCTATCATTGCGACCTTGCTCGACAACAAGACCCGTGAACACCTCGCACATATTAAAGAATCTCTGCCGTCGGTGAGTACATTAGGTTGGGACACGCTGCACCAGCAGCAAGCCTTCTTTATGCAATCTGGAAGTGACGCCGCAACAGCCATGATGCAAGCTGAAGCCAGTTTACTCAGTACCATGCAACGCGACGCCGCGATCATGGCCTACAACGATGTCTTCTTGATGATGACCGCTTTTCTGGCGTTAGCAGCGGTACTCATTCTTAATATGAAGAACTAA
- a CDS encoding DUF4345 domain-containing protein: MSKGLILLTSVVFFFYGLAFAIAPNSMLSHATGGYATSASMLVDMRATYGGMSVGVALVLFLLSQKTSTHSTGLLAVIFVNGSMATGRIIGLVSDGETNSTMHFYLMLEVGVSLLALYLFKSEKTGD, from the coding sequence ATGTCAAAAGGCCTTATTCTACTGACTTCTGTCGTATTCTTTTTCTATGGTCTGGCGTTCGCTATTGCTCCGAACAGTATGCTTAGCCATGCGACTGGTGGATATGCGACTTCTGCATCCATGCTGGTTGATATGCGGGCAACCTATGGGGGTATGTCTGTCGGTGTCGCACTTGTCCTATTCCTACTTTCACAAAAAACGTCAACACACAGTACAGGCTTGTTGGCCGTGATTTTTGTCAATGGGAGTATGGCGACAGGGAGAATCATCGGCTTGGTAAGCGATGGTGAAACAAACAGTACAATGCATTTCTATCTCATGTTAGAGGTGGGAGTGTCGCTGCTTGCCCTATATCTGTTTAAATCGGAAAAAACAGGGGACTGA
- a CDS encoding NUDIX domain-containing protein: protein MQPFECVSFLLVDNNQILLEKRSIHKASDPGLTCIPGGHIEDGETQPHALCRELKEELDLTANKYHYLCSLYHPTSELQLLHYYVVSEWQGEIKALEAESVSWEKLESDSVSIEADKRAIEEFKRVNHHLC, encoded by the coding sequence ATGCAGCCTTTTGAATGTGTGTCATTTCTTTTAGTAGATAACAACCAGATACTTCTTGAAAAGAGATCGATACATAAAGCGAGTGACCCTGGCTTGACCTGTATTCCCGGTGGACATATAGAAGATGGCGAAACTCAGCCACATGCCCTGTGCCGTGAGCTAAAAGAAGAATTGGATCTTACCGCCAATAAGTATCATTACTTGTGTTCTCTTTACCATCCCACCTCTGAGTTACAGCTTTTGCATTATTACGTAGTTAGTGAGTGGCAAGGTGAGATTAAAGCATTGGAAGCAGAGAGCGTAAGTTGGGAAAAGCTTGAATCAGATTCAGTTTCGATTGAGGCAGATAAGCGAGCGATAGAAGAATTCAAACGAGTGAATCATCATCTTTGTTAG
- the def gene encoding peptide deformylase, translated as MAVLKILTAPDPKLKIKAEKVSDIQSVQTLIDDMLETLYATSNGIGLAATQVGHREAIVIIDLSESRDQPLILVNPEVVEGKNRAMGQEGCLSVPDYYADVERYTSVVVEALDRHGEPVRIESDDFLAIVMQHEIDHLAGNLFIDYLSPLKQRMALKKVKKHIKTMAS; from the coding sequence ATGGCTGTTTTAAAGATTCTTACCGCACCAGACCCAAAGCTAAAGATAAAAGCTGAAAAAGTATCGGACATTCAATCCGTTCAGACCCTAATCGATGACATGCTGGAAACGCTCTACGCGACAAGTAATGGAATTGGTTTGGCGGCAACTCAAGTGGGCCACCGTGAGGCTATCGTGATTATTGATCTGTCGGAGAGCCGAGATCAGCCACTGATATTAGTGAATCCAGAAGTAGTAGAGGGTAAGAATCGAGCGATGGGACAAGAAGGGTGTTTATCCGTCCCGGATTATTATGCTGATGTTGAGCGTTACACATCCGTTGTCGTTGAAGCTCTAGATAGACACGGCGAACCTGTGAGGATTGAAAGTGATGATTTTCTTGCGATTGTCATGCAGCATGAAATCGATCACTTGGCAGGTAATCTGTTTATCGACTATCTTTCTCCATTAAAGCAGCGTATGGCATTGAAAAAAGTAAAAAAACACATCAAAACAATGGCAAGCTAA
- a CDS encoding GNAT family N-acetyltransferase, with translation MNVENVLPENFAEMLDVWENSVRATHDFITEEDIEFFKPIIIEQAFPAVTLKCIKNETGNILGFVGVHEAKVEMLFVLDAARGKGIGKALLQYAIEHLGVNKVDVNEQNPMAVDFYKHMGFHVESRSPVDDMGKPFPILHMTL, from the coding sequence ATGAATGTAGAAAATGTGCTTCCTGAAAATTTCGCAGAGATGCTGGATGTTTGGGAAAACTCAGTCCGAGCGACTCATGACTTCATAACAGAAGAAGATATTGAGTTTTTTAAACCTATTATCATTGAACAAGCTTTTCCGGCCGTCACACTGAAGTGTATAAAAAACGAAACCGGCAATATTCTCGGCTTTGTGGGTGTTCATGAAGCAAAAGTAGAAATGCTATTTGTGTTAGACGCCGCGAGAGGCAAGGGAATAGGGAAAGCATTATTGCAATATGCCATTGAACATCTCGGTGTAAACAAAGTAGATGTGAATGAGCAAAACCCAATGGCGGTCGACTTTTATAAACACATGGGGTTCCATGTTGAGTCGCGCTCGCCTGTTGATGATATGGGAAAACCATTTCCAATTTTGCATATGACGCTCTAA
- the lamB gene encoding maltoporin LamB, producing the protein MKLLPIASALSVAILSTSTLAATSPVEFYGYMRGGVGLSNEGGSNSKWEVNKVGRLGNEDDLYGEFGLKKEVYAEDEVSFVVDSMLKYWEGQDENSKDRSVELAQLNVQATGLFEDKDITIWAGERYYQRHDVHIVDNYYWDVSGIGGGVEHINMGPGKLSVALLQDTVAGDLDDGQETTAVIADVRYAGIPMWENADLEVGLDYHAGNERSGQSLDADNSLMFTASLQQSLDNGFNKTILQLANSGYAEQMTTFGHGNGLVRDAANNDAKGYRLINWGVISVGDKIEFGHSIRYAAATDVDGTATDDSTLSVVVRPLYKWTDRMRTILEIGGFSEKINNIDSAGSKFTVAQAWVPKAGFWSRPEIRVFATYLNDAENDNAFGTGKDTEISVGMQVEAWW; encoded by the coding sequence ATGAAACTATTACCTATTGCCAGTGCACTTTCTGTTGCCATTCTATCAACCAGCACATTAGCCGCCACTTCTCCCGTCGAATTTTACGGCTACATGCGTGGTGGAGTCGGGCTAAGTAATGAGGGCGGTTCTAACAGCAAATGGGAAGTGAACAAGGTCGGTCGTCTTGGTAACGAAGATGATCTGTATGGTGAGTTTGGCCTGAAAAAAGAAGTCTATGCAGAAGACGAAGTCTCCTTTGTGGTTGACTCGATGCTTAAATACTGGGAAGGGCAAGATGAAAACTCCAAAGATCGCAGTGTTGAGTTAGCACAGTTGAACGTTCAGGCAACAGGTTTATTTGAAGATAAAGACATTACTATCTGGGCGGGTGAGCGTTACTACCAACGTCACGACGTTCATATCGTAGATAACTACTACTGGGACGTCAGCGGTATCGGTGGTGGTGTTGAACACATTAATATGGGGCCGGGTAAGCTGTCCGTTGCGCTTCTACAAGATACTGTGGCTGGTGACTTAGATGATGGTCAGGAAACGACGGCTGTTATTGCCGATGTTCGATACGCTGGTATCCCAATGTGGGAAAATGCAGATCTGGAAGTGGGCTTGGATTATCACGCGGGTAACGAACGTAGTGGTCAATCACTGGATGCCGACAACAGCCTGATGTTTACGGCAAGCCTTCAACAATCACTGGACAATGGTTTCAACAAAACAATCCTACAGTTAGCGAACTCTGGTTACGCGGAGCAAATGACGACATTTGGTCATGGTAATGGTCTGGTGCGTGACGCTGCAAACAACGATGCGAAAGGTTACCGCCTGATCAACTGGGGTGTTATTTCTGTTGGAGACAAAATTGAATTTGGTCACTCTATCCGTTATGCCGCAGCCACAGATGTGGATGGTACTGCGACGGATGATTCCACACTCAGCGTGGTAGTTCGTCCGCTATACAAATGGACAGATAGAATGCGTACCATTCTAGAAATTGGTGGTTTCTCAGAAAAGATTAATAACATAGATAGTGCAGGTAGTAAGTTTACTGTTGCACAGGCTTGGGTACCTAAAGCGGGTTTTTGGTCTCGACCTGAGATTCGCGTATTTGCTACTTATCTGAATGATGCAGAAAATGATAATGCTTTTGGTACAGGTAAGGACACAGAAATCAGTGTCGGTATGCAGGTAGAAGCTTGGTGGTAA
- a CDS encoding lipocalin family protein — translation MNRVIFLLAVLFISGCLGMPKDVKPVQGFNIDRYLGKWYEIARLDHSFEKGLSQVTAEYRLKHDGGIKVINRGFSEELSEWKEAEGKAYFVRSAAQGYLKVSFFGPFYGSYIVFELEKENYDYAFVSGPNNNYLWLLARTASVEQDVINKFVAMAKEKGFDTNRLIFVEHK, via the coding sequence ATGAACAGAGTAATTTTTTTGCTAGCGGTACTTTTTATCAGCGGCTGTTTAGGAATGCCGAAAGATGTGAAACCTGTCCAAGGCTTTAATATCGATAGGTATTTGGGAAAATGGTATGAGATTGCAAGGCTCGATCATTCTTTCGAGAAAGGGCTTAGCCAAGTTACCGCAGAGTATCGCTTAAAGCATGATGGGGGTATTAAAGTGATTAACCGCGGTTTTTCCGAAGAGCTTAGCGAATGGAAAGAAGCGGAAGGCAAGGCGTATTTTGTTCGAAGCGCAGCTCAAGGCTATCTAAAAGTGTCATTCTTTGGGCCATTTTATGGCTCATACATTGTTTTTGAGCTTGAGAAAGAAAATTACGATTACGCCTTTGTGTCTGGGCCTAATAATAATTACCTATGGTTGTTAGCTCGCACCGCTTCAGTAGAGCAAGATGTCATCAACAAGTTTGTTGCTATGGCCAAAGAGAAAGGGTTTGACACGAACCGGCTTATTTTTGTTGAGCACAAATAG
- a CDS encoding zinc ribbon domain-containing protein YjdM: MSFPPCPNCQSEYVYQDQDHLICPECAYEWNPAEVLEDETLNVKDANGTLLAEGDKVTLAKDLKVKGSSLVLKIGTKAVIRRIVDGKDHQLDCKVDGAGEMMVTAQFVKKA; encoded by the coding sequence ATGTCATTTCCCCCATGTCCTAATTGCCAATCTGAGTATGTTTATCAAGACCAAGATCATCTGATTTGTCCTGAGTGTGCTTATGAGTGGAATCCAGCCGAAGTATTGGAAGATGAAACTTTGAATGTGAAAGATGCCAATGGAACACTCCTTGCTGAAGGGGATAAGGTGACATTAGCGAAAGACCTTAAGGTGAAGGGAAGCTCACTGGTCTTAAAAATTGGTACGAAAGCAGTGATTCGACGTATTGTCGATGGCAAGGATCATCAACTGGACTGTAAAGTCGATGGAGCAGGGGAAATGATGGTAACGGCGCAATTTGTTAAGAAGGCTTAA
- a CDS encoding VOC family protein, with protein sequence MAALTKGIHHVGLTVSDLEASAQFFIEHLGWNEVKRNPDYPAIFVSDGNIMLTLWSSQVANPTPFDRKTNVGLHHLALLVESEGQLEQLREQFLKSGIEVEFGPELVKSGPAKHLMCYDPSGIRVELFWPGL encoded by the coding sequence ATGGCAGCATTAACAAAAGGTATACATCACGTAGGATTAACCGTATCTGACTTAGAAGCCAGTGCTCAGTTTTTTATTGAGCACTTAGGTTGGAATGAAGTAAAGAGGAACCCCGATTATCCAGCCATATTTGTTAGTGATGGCAATATCATGCTGACGCTATGGTCCTCCCAGGTTGCTAACCCTACTCCGTTTGACCGAAAAACGAATGTCGGCTTACATCATTTAGCCTTGCTTGTTGAAAGTGAAGGGCAATTAGAACAATTACGAGAGCAGTTCCTCAAATCAGGGATTGAGGTTGAGTTTGGTCCTGAGCTTGTTAAATCCGGCCCTGCCAAACATCTTATGTGTTACGACCCAAGTGGTATTAGAGTAGAGCTATTCTGGCCTGGCTTGTAA